ATAAAAAAATCatggataataataattatagtaatGCTCTTTACCCAACAGTTTTTAAATCTTATTTGTGAGTAAATAAGTCTGTACATAAAGTTCACCAAGTCCATTGCTGGGCTTGCACCAAGTGATGCGCTGTTGGGTATTGGGGGGCAGTGGCAGAACTGTACTGGGCATTATATTGCATATGCTGTAGTGACTGGGCACTATATGCTGAGAATGGGATGCCAGCAGGGAATGAGGCTGCTAAGTCCTGGGCTTTGAGAGTGTGGCATGGTTTGCCATCCCTGACTAGGACTGGCACTGCCACTCTTCTAGGGGAAGGTAGAGGAGTCACTTCCATACCTTTTTCAGCTCTGGCCCTCTTCATCTTATACCTGTGGTTCTGGAACCAGATCTTCACCTGGGTGGGTGTGAGTCTGATGAGGCTGGCTAGGTGTTCTCTCTCAGGTGCAGACAGGTATCTCTGTTGCCTAAATCGCCTTTCCAACTCATAAGTCTGAGCCTTAGAAAACAGAACCCTCCTTTTCCTTTTTTTGCCGGAGTCTGCATTGCTTGGACTTTCCTTGTCATTGTCTGGGGACTCATCAGCAGACGGTTCTGGAGATTTGGGCGGTGAGTCCTGTTGGGAATTGCTGGATGCAAATCCGTGTACTGCAGAAAGTCCACAAAGGAAATTGGTGATGATTTACTTATGCTGTGTTATCATTTCGGTTTAGTTTTCAAacagcaacaatatatatatatatatatatatatatatatatatatatatatatatatatatatatatatatatatatatatatatatatacagtatacacacacacaacatggaaGCAGTTATGAAGTATAAGTAGTATATACTAGTACCAAAGTTAATCTTAAAGGAACTGACCCACTATAAATGTATTAAAtctaccccccccacacacatctatatatatatatatatatatatatatatatatatata
This genomic stretch from Bombina bombina isolate aBomBom1 chromosome 4, aBomBom1.pri, whole genome shotgun sequence harbors:
- the NKX2-2 gene encoding homeobox protein Nkx-2.2 — its product is MSLTNTKTGFSVKDILDLPDTNDEEGSIEEGGDEETEGSEPPKKSVVLGQNALETVQTLPLKNPFYDNSDNPYTRWLATTESIQYSLHGFASSNSQQDSPPKSPEPSADESPDNDKESPSNADSGKKRKRRVLFSKAQTYELERRFRQQRYLSAPEREHLASLIRLTPTQVKIWFQNHRYKMKRARAEKGMEVTPLPSPRRVAVPVLVRDGKPCHTLKAQDLAASFPAGIPFSAYSAQSLQHMQYNAQYSSATAPQYPTAHHLVQAQQWTW